A single window of Prochlorococcus marinus XMU1410 DNA harbors:
- the rpsP gene encoding 30S ribosomal protein S16, with translation MIKLRLKRFGKKKEASFRIVACNSTSRRDGRPLQELGFYNPRTKETRLDTEALRTRLTQGAQPTDVVRTLLEKGGLLEKTERPSIAIGKAKLEKEKLAKAKTKKEEDTSKAESESNEAES, from the coding sequence ATGATTAAATTGCGCCTTAAGCGCTTTGGAAAGAAAAAAGAGGCAAGTTTCAGAATTGTTGCATGCAATAGTACTTCCAGAAGAGATGGTAGACCTCTACAAGAACTAGGTTTTTATAATCCAAGAACTAAGGAAACCAGGCTTGATACAGAAGCCTTGAGAACAAGACTTACTCAGGGTGCTCAGCCAACTGATGTTGTGAGAACTTTATTAGAAAAGGGTGGGTTATTAGAAAAAACAGAAAGACCCTCTATCGCAATTGGTAAAGCAAAGTTAGAGAAGGAAAAATTAGCTAAGGCTAAAACTAAAAAAGAAGAAGATACTAGTAAAGCTGAAAGCGAGAGTAATGAAGCTGAAAGCTAG